One stretch of Heptranchias perlo isolate sHepPer1 chromosome 29, sHepPer1.hap1, whole genome shotgun sequence DNA includes these proteins:
- the LOC137299667 gene encoding transcription factor JunD-like, giving the protein METPFYHDDTLSAARSMKKSLSLPVSGSGLKTHREPEAALNSPDLGFLKLASPDLERLIIQSSGLVTTSPGPAQNLFPRGVTDEQNSFAEGFVKALEDLHKQNQLNGLPGPQVAVAGGGTTTTTAAAGPGLQHPEPPIYTNLSTFTGGGASAPGTAVSYSPDPAPASFPPLGHPLCPHSRLQAPKDEPQTVPDVLGLGDSPPLSPIDMDTQERIKAERKRLRNRIAASKCRKRKLERISRLEDKVKNLKCQNSELASTASRLREQVAQLKQKVLSHVNSGCQLLLAPPVQAY; this is encoded by the coding sequence ATGGAAACGCCCTTCTACCATGACGACACCCTGAGCGCCGCCCGCAGCATGAAGAAGAGCCTGAGCCTGCCCGTCTCCGGCAGCGGCCTCAAGACTCACCGGGAGCCCGAGGCCGCACTCAACTCGCCCGACCTCGGCTTCCTCAAGCTCGCCTCCCCCGACCTCGAGCGGCTCATCATCCAGTCGAGCGGCCTGGTGACCACCAGCCCCGGCCCGGCCCAGAACCTCTTCCCCCGGGGGGTGACGGACGAGCAGAACTCGTTCGCCGAGGGTTTCGTCAAGGCCCTGGAGGACCTGCACAAACAGAACCAGCTCAACGGGCTGCCCGGGCCGCAGGTGGCGGTGGCCGGCGGCGGGACTACGACCACCACCGCCGCCGCCGGCCCGGGCCTCCAGCACCCGGAGCCGCCCATCTACACCAACCTCAGCACCTTCACCGGCGGCGGGGCCTCGGCCCCCGGCACGGCCGTCAGCTACAGCCCGGACCCGGCCCCGGCCTCCTTCCCGCCGCTCGGCCACCCCCTGTGCCCGCACTCCCGGCTCCAGGCCCCGAAGGACGAGCCGCAGACCGTGCCCGACGTCCTGGGCCTCGGGGATAGCCCGCCGCTCTCGCCCATCGACATGGACACTCAGGAGCGCATCAAGGCGGAGAGGAAGCGGCTGCGGAACCGCATCGCCGCCTCCAAGTGCCGCAAGAGGAAGCTGGAGCGCATCTCCCGGCTGGAGGACAAGGTGAAGAACCTCAAGTGCCAGAACTCGGAGCTCGCGTCCACCGCCAGCCGGCTGCGGGAGCAGGTGGCGCAGCTCAAGCAGAAGGTGCTGAGCCACGTCAACAGCGGCTGCCAGCTGCTGCTCGCCCCCCCGGTCCAGGCCTACTAG
- the lsm4 gene encoding U6 snRNA-associated Sm-like protein LSm4, whose protein sequence is MLVELKNGETYNGHLVSCDNWMNINLREVICTSRDGDKFWKMPECYIRGSTIKYLRIPDEIIDMVKEEVVSKGRGRGGIQQQKQQQQQKGRGASGGTGRGVFGGRGRGVPAPGRGQEKKPGKLSGGKKQ, encoded by the exons ATG ctggtCGAGTTGAAGAATGGAGAGACGTACAACGGTCATCTGGTCAGCTGTGACAACTGGATGAACATTAACTTGCGAGAGGTCATTTGTACCTCCAGG GATGGAGATAAATTCTGGAAGATGCCGGAGTGTTATATTCGAGGCAGCACCATCAAGTACCTCCGCATCCCGGACGAAATCATTGACATGGTGAAAGAGGAGGTGGTGTCAAAGGGCAGAGGTCGTGGTGGCATCCAGCAGCagaaacagcagcagcagcagaagggtCGAGGTGCTAGCGGGGGTACCGGGCGAG GTGTGTTTGGTGGTCGTGGACGTGGCGTCCCAGCACCGGGCCGAGGACAAGAGAAGAAGCCAGGGAAGTTATCTGGAGGGAAGAAGCAGTGA